The following proteins are co-located in the Armatimonadota bacterium genome:
- a CDS encoding aminotransferase class I/II-fold pyridoxal phosphate-dependent enzyme, with translation MTLSARVRALPASGIRAMMERARQLPDIIHLEVGEPDFPTPRHVVEAAVRAAREGATRYTPTAGLPSLRAAIAARFAAEGLPASPEEVIVTPGAVFALAAALLAVVDPGDEVLIPNPGWPNYRAVLHAIGATPVPYPLRRELAYVPDVEDIAPQVTPRTRALIVNSPANPTGAVFPATVVHRLVDFAREMDLVLISDEVYEAFVYEGTHVRPAVTDRDGRVVTVSGVSKTYAMTGWRLGYALARGGVAEAMARIAEPFVSCPSAIAQHAAEAALTGPQEEVAEMRDAYRARRDLVVELLAPEGILPAIPRGAFYALVDVSRVGTDAEAVAMRLLEEVRVAATPGEAFGDQARATLRISFASPPEAVAEGCRRIARFVRAAAQVTGP, from the coding sequence ATGACGCTCAGCGCCCGGGTCCGCGCGCTGCCCGCCTCCGGCATCCGGGCGATGATGGAGCGGGCGCGCCAGCTGCCGGATATCATCCACCTGGAGGTGGGGGAGCCGGACTTCCCCACCCCGCGGCACGTCGTCGAGGCCGCCGTGCGCGCCGCCCGGGAGGGCGCGACGCGCTACACCCCCACGGCCGGGCTCCCCTCGCTGCGGGCGGCGATCGCCGCGCGCTTTGCCGCCGAAGGGCTGCCGGCGTCTCCCGAGGAGGTCATCGTCACACCGGGAGCGGTGTTCGCCCTCGCCGCAGCGCTCCTGGCCGTCGTCGACCCCGGGGATGAGGTCCTGATCCCCAACCCCGGATGGCCAAACTACCGGGCTGTGCTCCACGCCATCGGAGCCACGCCGGTGCCCTACCCTCTGCGGCGGGAGCTGGCGTATGTCCCCGACGTGGAGGACATCGCACCGCAGGTCACACCGCGCACCCGCGCCCTCATCGTGAACAGTCCCGCCAACCCCACGGGAGCGGTGTTCCCCGCAACGGTGGTGCACCGGCTGGTCGACTTCGCTCGCGAGATGGACCTCGTCCTGATCTCGGACGAAGTCTACGAGGCCTTCGTCTACGAGGGGACCCACGTGCGGCCGGCCGTCACAGACCGAGACGGGCGCGTCGTCACGGTCTCCGGTGTCTCGAAGACCTACGCGATGACGGGGTGGCGCCTGGGGTATGCGCTGGCGCGCGGTGGGGTCGCCGAGGCGATGGCCCGGATCGCGGAACCCTTCGTCTCCTGTCCTTCAGCGATCGCGCAGCACGCTGCCGAAGCCGCCCTGACTGGCCCGCAGGAGGAAGTTGCCGAGATGCGGGACGCCTATCGGGCGCGGCGTGACCTCGTGGTGGAGCTGCTGGCCCCAGAGGGCATCCTGCCCGCCATCCCGCGGGGCGCGTTCTACGCCCTGGTGGACGTCTCACGGGTCGGCACGGACGCCGAGGCCGTGGCCATGCGCCTCCTGGAGGAGGTCCGGGTGGCCGCCACCCCGGGGGAGGCGTTCGGCGACCAGGCCAGAGCGACGCTCCGGATCTCCTTTGCCTCGCCGCCCGAGGCGGTGGCAGAAGGTTGCCGGCGGATTGCCCGCTTCGTTCGAGCGGCCGCTCAGGTCACTGGACCATGA
- a CDS encoding tryptophan 2,3-dioxygenase family protein: protein MSAPSEGDLLGVAVDVPPGEAEGAGPAPSAGERTPADAASPHPAATAGPAAEPLTYASYLRLRDLLSLQHPRTSAHDELQFIIVHQVFELWFRLLAFELAAARDAIAAGTVPRARLLLRRASEVVKILISIFPVLETMRPASFLEFRAQLGGASGVQSHQFREIEFLAGARDARFLRLFRDDPEAQRTLERRLGEPSLWDAFVELLARAGHPVATRKEILETLVRIHQDPAQRDLDDLSEALLEFDSRFALWRTRHLLMVERMIGSRPGTGRQSLYQVAGDPEMPSGSVYLQGTLGKRFFPLIWESRTYVGK, encoded by the coding sequence GTGAGCGCGCCATCCGAAGGTGATCTGCTGGGCGTGGCCGTCGACGTCCCTCCCGGCGAGGCCGAAGGGGCGGGCCCCGCCCCGTCTGCCGGCGAGCGGACCCCGGCTGACGCCGCATCACCCCATCCCGCCGCCACGGCCGGGCCGGCGGCGGAGCCGCTCACCTACGCCTCCTACCTCCGCCTGCGCGACCTCCTGAGCCTCCAGCACCCCCGGACGAGCGCGCACGACGAGCTGCAGTTCATCATCGTGCACCAGGTCTTCGAGCTGTGGTTCCGCCTGCTGGCGTTCGAGCTCGCCGCGGCGCGCGACGCCATCGCGGCAGGGACGGTGCCCCGGGCTCGCCTCCTGCTGCGGCGCGCCTCGGAGGTCGTGAAGATCCTCATCAGCATCTTCCCGGTCCTGGAGACGATGCGGCCGGCCAGCTTCCTGGAGTTCCGCGCCCAGCTGGGCGGGGCCAGCGGCGTGCAGAGCCACCAGTTCCGGGAGATCGAGTTCCTGGCGGGGGCGCGGGACGCCCGCTTCCTGCGCCTCTTCCGGGACGACCCCGAGGCGCAGCGCACCCTGGAGCGCCGTCTGGGCGAACCCAGCCTGTGGGACGCCTTCGTCGAGCTCCTGGCGCGGGCCGGTCACCCGGTGGCGACGCGGAAGGAGATCCTCGAGACGCTGGTGCGCATCCACCAGGACCCGGCGCAGCGCGACCTGGACGACCTGTCGGAGGCCCTGCTGGAGTTCGACTCCCGCTTCGCCCTGTGGCGGACCCGCCACCTGCTCATGGTCGAGCGGATGATCGGCTCGCGCCCGGGGACGGGACGCCAGAGCCTCTACCAGGTGGCCGGGGATCCCGAGATGCCCTCGGGCTCGGTCTACCTGCAGGGGACGCTGGGGAAGCGCTTCTTCCCGCTGATCTGGGAGTCGCGGACCTACGTGGGCAAGTAG
- a CDS encoding LLM class F420-dependent oxidoreductase, which translates to MRLGVVFPQTEIGPDPGAVRAVAEAAEDLGFDHLLAFDHVLGAVPRGPHWTGYTHEHPFHEPFVLFAYLAGLTRRVEFCTGILVLPQRQTALVAKQAAEVDVLSGGRLRLGVAVGWNHVEYEALGADFHTRGARIAEQIAVLRALWTQEVVTVEGRWHRIVQAGLRPLPVQRPIPIWLGGHDDRVLRRAAALADGWIAVGMGMPPTSGTAPPPRPELSMLVERLRTYLREAGRAGEAFGLEGRVRYADGPEAWLAFAERWRALGGTHLNVSTLGAGLASVDAHLRAMETVVRTLR; encoded by the coding sequence ATGCGCCTCGGTGTCGTCTTTCCCCAGACCGAGATTGGTCCCGATCCCGGCGCGGTGCGCGCCGTTGCGGAGGCGGCCGAGGACCTGGGCTTCGACCACCTGCTGGCGTTCGACCACGTCCTGGGGGCCGTCCCGCGGGGTCCACACTGGACCGGATACACGCACGAGCACCCCTTCCACGAGCCCTTCGTCCTCTTCGCCTACCTGGCCGGCCTGACGCGCCGGGTGGAGTTCTGCACCGGCATCCTGGTCCTGCCCCAGCGCCAGACGGCCCTCGTCGCGAAGCAGGCGGCCGAGGTCGACGTGCTCAGCGGCGGGCGCCTGCGCCTCGGCGTGGCCGTGGGGTGGAACCACGTGGAGTACGAGGCACTCGGCGCCGACTTCCACACCCGCGGCGCACGGATCGCCGAGCAAATCGCCGTCCTGCGCGCCCTCTGGACGCAGGAGGTCGTGACCGTGGAGGGGCGCTGGCACCGAATTGTCCAGGCCGGGCTGCGGCCGCTGCCGGTGCAGCGGCCGATCCCGATCTGGCTCGGCGGCCACGACGACCGGGTGCTGCGCCGGGCGGCGGCACTGGCCGACGGCTGGATCGCAGTGGGGATGGGGATGCCGCCGACGTCAGGGACGGCGCCTCCACCGCGCCCGGAGCTCTCCATGCTGGTCGAACGGTTGCGGACCTACCTGCGGGAGGCCGGACGAGCCGGTGAGGCCTTTGGGCTGGAGGGTCGGGTGCGCTACGCCGACGGACCGGAAGCCTGGCTGGCGTTTGCGGAGCGCTGGCGGGCGCTGGGTGGGACGCACCTCAACGTCTCAACCCTGGGAGCGGGGCTGGCCTCCGTGGACGCCCACCTCCGCGCGATGGAGACGGTCGTCCGCACCCTGCGCTGA
- a CDS encoding tryptophan 2,3-dioxygenase family protein, translating into MPPAERHPAVPQPQTAADLTYGAYLAVDELLRLQRPLSEAHDELEFIVVHQVFELWFRLLLHELETVRDTLDRDDVRAARALLLRCSEIVTSLVATLPLLETMRPSGFLEFRARLGGASGLQSRQFREIEFLSGLRDPRYLRLFDRDPENRAVLERRLREPTVWDAALGVFARRGLPTQPEGRLVDALAATHGRPEWRDLDDLVDALLEYDSRFALWRYRHLLMVERLIGGRAGTGEADVRALEAEKPSPAAPEAAPLPATPGAAYPSGAAYLQRTLPKRFFPLLWQSRTRIGT; encoded by the coding sequence ATGCCTCCGGCCGAACGGCACCCCGCCGTCCCACAGCCGCAAACCGCCGCAGACCTCACGTACGGCGCGTACCTGGCGGTGGACGAACTCCTGCGTCTCCAACGCCCCCTCTCCGAGGCCCACGACGAGCTCGAGTTCATCGTCGTCCACCAGGTCTTCGAGCTGTGGTTCCGGCTCCTCCTCCACGAACTGGAAACCGTCCGGGACACCCTGGACCGCGACGACGTGAGGGCCGCCCGCGCGCTCCTGCTCCGGTGCAGCGAGATCGTCACCAGCCTCGTCGCCACCCTGCCGCTGCTCGAGACGATGCGGCCGTCGGGCTTTCTGGAATTCCGGGCCCGGCTGGGGGGCGCGAGTGGCCTTCAGAGCCGGCAGTTTCGCGAGATCGAGTTCCTCTCCGGCCTGCGGGATCCGCGCTACCTGCGGCTCTTCGACCGGGACCCGGAGAACCGTGCCGTCCTCGAGCGCCGTCTGCGCGAGCCGACGGTCTGGGACGCGGCCCTGGGGGTCTTCGCCCGTCGGGGGCTGCCCACCCAGCCGGAGGGCCGCCTGGTGGACGCGCTGGCCGCCACGCACGGGCGGCCGGAATGGCGGGACCTCGACGACCTCGTCGACGCCCTGCTGGAGTACGACTCCCGTTTCGCCCTGTGGCGCTACCGCCACCTCCTCATGGTCGAGCGGCTGATCGGCGGGCGGGCAGGCACAGGCGAAGCGGACGTCCGGGCTCTTGAGGCGGAAAAGCCATCGCCTGCTGCGCCGGAGGCGGCTCCCCTCCCGGCAACGCCGGGGGCAGCCTACCCGTCGGGTGCCGCCTACCTGCAGCGCACCCTGCCCAAGCGTTTCTTCCCGCTCCTCTGGCAGTCGCGCACGCGGATCGGTACCTGA
- a CDS encoding transaldolase has product MTATFRLPSTSAERALRAALDRLQDLRAVERLWQRDPTLWGTDPAVQRSATARLGWLDAPARMRDALPALLGWSPPRAARVLLVGMGGSSLAPEVMAQVLPRQGPPFLVLDSTAPAAIREAEAGGLDGAVVVVSSKSGTTAETRALAAYLLERAGERARFVAITDPETPLAAQAADPPFVRTFLNPPDVGGRYAALTYVGLVPARLCGVDVPRLLGRTGPMVEACRSPDLQANPGALLAAFLASAAEAGRDKVTLVASPALAPLGAWVEQLLAESTGKAGRGLLPVEGERLGPPEVYGADRLFVRLTLAAEQDEATDGLLERLVRAGHPVVQLVVDDPYDLGQEFFRWEVATALAGALLGINPFDEPDVQLAKTVTDRLLEVARRAGRLPDAPPPGVRVLDARGPGARLSEAFADLLRDLEPPAYAAFLAYAPRTRQAEDALAAMRWAVRDTRRVATVRGYGPRYLHSIGQYFKGGPNTGTFVVVTAETREDLAVPGAGYTFGTLLLAQALGDIGAMAERGRRIMHVRVAESEAGLQTLAGAVHAAVPAAEASGAEVGVPASASGPEEPGEEAPGGFHE; this is encoded by the coding sequence GTGACCGCAACCTTCCGCCTGCCCTCGACGTCGGCCGAGCGCGCGCTGCGCGCCGCCCTCGACCGCCTGCAGGACCTGCGCGCCGTCGAGCGGCTCTGGCAGCGCGACCCGACCCTGTGGGGGACGGATCCCGCCGTGCAGCGCTCCGCCACCGCGCGCCTGGGCTGGCTGGACGCCCCCGCGCGGATGCGGGACGCTCTGCCGGCACTGCTGGGCTGGTCCCCGCCCCGCGCCGCGCGCGTCCTGCTCGTCGGCATGGGAGGCAGCAGCCTCGCCCCCGAGGTGATGGCGCAGGTCCTGCCGCGTCAGGGCCCGCCCTTCCTCGTCCTCGACAGCACCGCCCCGGCGGCCATCCGCGAGGCGGAAGCCGGCGGGCTCGACGGCGCGGTGGTGGTGGTGAGCAGCAAGTCGGGGACGACCGCAGAGACCCGCGCGCTGGCCGCCTACCTGCTGGAGCGGGCAGGGGAGCGCGCCCGCTTCGTGGCCATCACCGATCCGGAGACGCCGCTGGCGGCGCAGGCCGCGGACCCGCCGTTCGTGCGCACCTTCCTCAACCCCCCGGACGTCGGGGGGCGGTACGCCGCCCTCACCTACGTCGGGCTCGTCCCCGCCCGCCTGTGCGGCGTGGATGTCCCCCGGCTGCTGGGGCGGACCGGCCCCATGGTGGAAGCCTGCCGCTCCCCCGACCTCCAGGCCAACCCCGGCGCGCTGCTCGCGGCCTTCCTGGCGTCGGCTGCCGAAGCGGGCCGGGACAAGGTCACGCTGGTGGCGAGCCCGGCTCTGGCGCCGCTGGGGGCGTGGGTGGAGCAGCTCCTGGCCGAGAGCACGGGCAAGGCGGGTCGGGGGCTCCTGCCAGTGGAGGGGGAGCGGCTGGGGCCGCCCGAGGTCTACGGCGCCGACCGCCTCTTCGTGCGCCTGACCCTGGCGGCGGAGCAGGACGAGGCGACGGACGGCCTCCTGGAGCGCCTGGTGCGGGCCGGCCATCCGGTGGTGCAGCTGGTCGTGGACGACCCCTACGACCTGGGGCAGGAGTTCTTCCGCTGGGAGGTGGCCACGGCGCTCGCCGGGGCGCTTTTGGGGATCAACCCCTTCGACGAGCCCGACGTGCAGCTGGCGAAGACGGTGACGGACCGCCTGCTGGAGGTCGCGCGGCGCGCAGGGCGTCTGCCCGACGCCCCGCCGCCGGGCGTCCGGGTGCTGGACGCCAGGGGTCCGGGGGCACGCCTGTCGGAGGCCTTCGCCGACCTCCTCCGGGACCTGGAGCCACCCGCCTACGCCGCCTTCCTGGCGTACGCGCCACGGACGCGGCAGGCCGAGGACGCGCTGGCGGCGATGCGCTGGGCTGTGCGCGACACGCGGCGCGTCGCCACCGTGCGCGGGTACGGCCCGCGCTACCTCCACTCCATCGGCCAGTACTTCAAGGGCGGACCCAACACGGGCACGTTCGTCGTGGTGACGGCCGAGACGAGGGAGGACCTCGCGGTGCCCGGAGCGGGCTACACCTTCGGCACCCTCCTGCTGGCGCAGGCGCTCGGCGACATCGGGGCGATGGCCGAGCGCGGGCGTCGCATCATGCACGTCCGGGTGGCGGAGTCGGAGGCCGGCCTGCAGACGCTGGCCGGGGCGGTGCACGCCGCCGTCCCCGCGGCGGAGGCCTCCGGGGCGGAGGTGGGCGTCCCCGCGTCCGCGTCAGGGCCCGAAGAACCAGGGGAAGAGGCGCCGGGCGGCTTCCACGAATAG
- a CDS encoding exopolysaccharide biosynthesis protein yields the protein MTAPPRPPRLVEAESPPPISVVLDRLLTHEERITVGELFDRAEERGFGLLMIALGLPMLIPVLPPGASTVVGALYALLAIQLFLGRERPWLPGRVRRHVLSAQTMAALRQRAIPLVRRMERFSRRRYSILNHPLVVRLAAVVVFLLGLLLASPAPFMNLLPTLAIMAIGFGLLNDDGVFVLAGIVAGGAVIGAFATALGLFVEAARRLFPWFFGP from the coding sequence GTGACCGCCCCTCCCCGACCCCCCCGTCTGGTGGAGGCCGAGTCCCCGCCGCCCATCAGCGTGGTGCTCGACCGGCTGCTGACCCACGAGGAGCGCATCACCGTGGGAGAGCTCTTCGACCGGGCGGAGGAACGGGGGTTCGGCCTGTTGATGATCGCCCTTGGCCTGCCGATGCTCATCCCCGTGCTCCCGCCCGGCGCCTCGACGGTCGTGGGCGCGCTCTACGCCCTCCTGGCGATCCAGCTCTTCCTGGGACGGGAGCGCCCCTGGCTCCCGGGGCGGGTGCGGCGCCACGTCCTCTCGGCGCAGACCATGGCGGCGCTGCGGCAGCGGGCCATCCCGCTCGTGCGGCGCATGGAGCGGTTCTCGCGGCGGCGCTACTCCATCCTCAACCACCCGCTCGTGGTGCGCCTGGCCGCGGTGGTCGTCTTCCTGCTGGGGCTGCTGCTGGCCAGCCCCGCCCCCTTCATGAACCTGCTGCCGACGCTCGCCATCATGGCCATCGGCTTTGGCCTGCTCAACGACGACGGGGTCTTCGTGCTCGCCGGCATCGTCGCCGGCGGGGCGGTGATCGGCGCTTTCGCCACGGCGCTGGGGCTATTCGTGGAAGCCGCCCGGCGCCTCTTCCCCTGGTTCTTCGGGCCCTGA